The following coding sequences are from one Candidatus Nitrosopumilus sp. SW window:
- a CDS encoding tautomerase family protein yields the protein MPLITVSMYPGRTQEQKDEYAKAITKSAVEILKTKENHVIVVFEDNPKENWFLAGNQL from the coding sequence ATGCCATTGATTACAGTGTCAATGTATCCTGGAAGAACTCAGGAACAAAAAGACGAATACGCAAAAGCAATCACAAAATCAGCAGTTGAAATTCTAAAAACAAAAGAAAATCATGTAATTGTTGTTTTTGAAGACAATCCAAAAGAAAATTGGTTTTTGGCAGGAAACCAACTTTAA
- the nrdD gene encoding anaerobic ribonucleoside-triphosphate reductase has protein sequence MKMSDEELELDLEGDLDADVDDDLDVDLDDDDSDSPKRGGILQSTSKRVRMIFSVMASPNRIDILRILNSKGPLTYSELKSLAGFKSKKESGKFAYHLRKLLRQSLVALNKSERRYTITNLGKLVLSLARQIEERSIIESGKMYVRTSHESIEEFNSHKIIQSLVREGSLPLELAQKITEEVENRIYKYQTTYLTGSLIREMVNSVLLEHGHEEYRNKLARLGLPVYDVQEMITNLDNVGNGAEGLLFKTGQRVFAEHLLTNILPKDVADSHLSGDLHIANPGIWSMIPDTIFVNVKELIEDGIDLGGKYLDVSRIPASKNLDDITSALSVVISLLSKEASQEIVLDGLVSLFSKHSKSLPELEQKLTAAFATASTTSKYNKSSTNVSIRLQLGSDTKIINSIITAYKNYTMLTPIPKIGLIIDNEKGKITDVSAAASEIISLGGKVMFAKGQTSSYGVTNGLAKNSGPLSIMLQSVSINLPRLAFESNKDETYFRARLALLMKPALSSMALRKKDISDLTRRGLNPILAKNTQYMQKSNVSLVVNLVGLKEAVFNILGFQDNKEGREILHKVIETAVDVGAKKGKELGDPVAICMTETDSSTRFATLDGEKYGKNSSLNSMEGDSYSEGITIDASEVTDYTAKSEPISECNKLAKLLNGGLFVTLKIGKDAKPAEIKKAIEKTSELTTSFKPVQEIAICGECGFKDEPFEDKCPKCKSPYVV, from the coding sequence ATGAAAATGAGTGATGAGGAATTAGAATTAGATCTAGAAGGTGATCTAGATGCAGATGTTGATGATGATCTAGATGTAGACTTGGATGATGATGATTCAGATTCACCAAAACGCGGTGGAATTTTACAATCTACGTCAAAACGTGTCAGAATGATCTTCTCTGTAATGGCAAGTCCTAACAGAATTGATATTTTGAGAATTCTAAACTCAAAAGGTCCTCTAACTTACTCTGAATTAAAATCCCTAGCTGGATTCAAATCAAAAAAAGAGAGTGGAAAATTTGCATACCACTTGAGAAAGTTACTTAGACAATCACTTGTTGCATTAAACAAATCTGAAAGACGTTACACAATTACAAATCTCGGAAAATTAGTTTTAAGCTTAGCAAGACAAATTGAAGAAAGATCAATTATTGAAAGTGGAAAGATGTATGTTAGAACATCACACGAATCAATTGAGGAATTTAATTCTCATAAAATTATTCAATCTCTGGTACGTGAGGGCAGCCTCCCACTTGAATTAGCACAAAAGATTACTGAAGAAGTTGAAAATAGAATTTACAAGTATCAAACTACCTATCTTACAGGCTCACTTATACGAGAAATGGTAAATTCTGTGCTACTTGAGCACGGTCATGAGGAATACCGTAACAAGCTTGCACGCCTAGGCTTGCCTGTCTATGATGTCCAAGAAATGATTACTAACTTAGATAATGTTGGCAATGGTGCTGAAGGCCTCTTGTTTAAAACAGGTCAAAGAGTTTTTGCTGAACACCTTCTTACAAATATCTTACCAAAAGATGTAGCAGATTCTCATCTCTCTGGTGATCTACACATTGCAAATCCTGGAATCTGGTCAATGATACCTGATACAATATTTGTTAATGTTAAAGAGTTAATCGAAGATGGAATTGATCTTGGTGGAAAGTATCTTGATGTTTCAAGAATCCCTGCATCAAAAAACCTAGATGACATTACAAGTGCATTGTCTGTTGTAATTTCTCTTCTTTCAAAAGAAGCTTCACAAGAAATTGTACTTGATGGATTAGTTTCACTGTTCTCAAAACATTCAAAATCACTTCCAGAACTGGAACAAAAACTAACTGCAGCATTTGCAACTGCATCTACAACTTCTAAATACAATAAATCAAGTACTAACGTTTCAATTAGATTGCAGTTAGGTTCTGATACAAAAATAATTAATTCAATTATTACTGCATACAAAAATTATACAATGCTTACCCCAATTCCAAAAATTGGTTTAATCATAGATAATGAAAAAGGAAAGATCACAGATGTTTCAGCAGCTGCATCAGAAATAATTTCCCTTGGTGGAAAAGTAATGTTTGCTAAAGGACAAACATCAAGTTATGGTGTTACCAATGGATTAGCTAAGAATTCTGGACCATTGTCCATTATGCTCCAATCAGTATCAATCAATCTTCCAAGATTGGCATTTGAATCAAACAAAGATGAAACTTACTTTAGAGCAAGATTAGCATTGTTGATGAAACCAGCTTTGTCTTCAATGGCACTAAGAAAGAAAGACATTTCAGACTTGACTAGACGTGGCTTGAATCCAATTTTGGCTAAAAATACACAATATATGCAAAAAAGCAATGTTTCTCTTGTAGTTAATTTAGTAGGCCTCAAAGAGGCTGTCTTTAACATCCTTGGATTCCAGGATAATAAGGAAGGACGTGAAATCCTTCATAAGGTAATTGAGACTGCCGTTGACGTTGGAGCCAAAAAAGGCAAAGAATTAGGCGATCCTGTGGCTATTTGCATGACTGAGACTGACAGTTCCACTCGCTTTGCAACCCTTGATGGTGAAAAATATGGTAAGAATTCATCCCTAAACTCAATGGAAGGTGATTCCTACTCTGAAGGAATTACTATTGATGCCTCTGAAGTTACTGATTATACTGCTAAGAGTGAACCAATCTCTGAATGTAACAAACTTGCTAAGTTGCTAAACGGAGGCTTGTTTGTAACGCTAAAAATTGGTAAAGATGCAAAGCCTGCAGAAATCAAAAAGGCAATCGAGAAAACATCTGAACTTACAACCTCCTTCAAACCAGTTCAAGAGATTGCAATCTGTGGTGAATGTGGCTTTAAAGATGAACCATTTGAAGACAAATGTCCAAAATGCAAGTCTCCATATGTTGTCTGA
- a CDS encoding topoisomerase DNA-binding C4 zinc finger domain-containing protein → MPAKKLQTVQIKKTIVRHSVKTTKSKTNIFKKEIIQYLDGNGYLSWSSKDKKYMILGTNSPKNGLVSCPQCKVGELMVIRSRTTRKRFMGCSNFYGGCKASSPLLQKAKLRAIKSPCDVCKWPMIIFRYSRKQQWTKQCSNFNCKSRVKPSK, encoded by the coding sequence ATGCCAGCAAAGAAACTTCAAACCGTACAGATCAAAAAGACAATAGTAAGACATTCAGTTAAAACTACAAAGTCAAAGACTAACATCTTCAAAAAAGAGATTATTCAATATTTAGATGGTAACGGATACCTGTCTTGGTCATCAAAAGACAAAAAATACATGATTCTTGGAACAAACTCTCCAAAAAACGGGTTGGTTTCATGTCCTCAATGTAAAGTAGGAGAACTGATGGTAATACGTTCAAGAACAACAAGAAAACGATTCATGGGATGTTCGAACTTTTATGGAGGATGCAAAGCTTCATCACCTTTACTGCAAAAAGCAAAGCTTAGAGCAATAAAGAGTCCTTGTGATGTTTGTAAATGGCCAATGATAATTTTTCGTTATTCACGAAAACAACAATGGACCAAACAATGTTCTAATTTCAATTGTAAAAGTAGAGTCAAGCCTTCAAAGTAG
- a CDS encoding winged helix-turn-helix transcriptional regulator, which translates to MTDRDSQIQEIIEKNPGIQFREIMRSSGLKNGVLSHYLDKLEKNGIIKATRGPRQVRFYPPQITEDESIVIKALRKQTPRDLLLALVKEDGLEFSQLVKEVNKSPSTVSLYLSQLVDDGLVETKFVQLKKRYHIKVRDLIDKLVEDYRPSLLEKPTSGFEDIVNSF; encoded by the coding sequence ATGACTGATAGGGATTCACAAATTCAAGAAATCATTGAAAAAAATCCAGGAATTCAATTCCGTGAAATCATGCGTTCTTCTGGATTAAAGAATGGAGTTCTAAGTCATTATCTAGACAAATTAGAAAAAAATGGAATCATTAAAGCTACTCGTGGTCCAAGACAAGTAAGATTCTATCCTCCACAAATTACAGAAGACGAATCAATTGTAATCAAGGCATTACGAAAACAAACTCCACGTGATTTGTTACTTGCGCTAGTCAAAGAAGATGGTTTAGAATTTTCTCAACTCGTAAAAGAAGTAAACAAATCCCCCTCAACTGTTTCATTATACCTATCACAACTAGTTGATGATGGGTTGGTAGAAACAAAATTCGTTCAACTCAAAAAAAGATATCATATTAAAGTCAGAGACTTGATAGATAAACTAGTTGAAGACTATAGACCAAGCCTACTTGAAAAGCCAACTTCTGGATTTGAAGACATTGTCAATTCCTTTTAG
- a CDS encoding rhomboid family intramembrane serine protease: MLPLRDENPHPPGFKPKITIGLIILNVVIFFYEVAITGQFWEFSNQNAAFMFFEWGAVPSCVTGFSSMIQPGIACPDTPYFSLFSSMFMHGGLMHLGGNMLFLWIFGDNIELKFGKAKFLLIYLGWGLGAGLAHIVIDPTSSIPAVGASGAISGILGAYLAMFPRVRITTFLMLGFFWRMMHIQAKWFLPFWLVFQNLLPFFIGGFGVAGGGVAYMAHIGGFVIGFATGYLYKKTHSSEYTYGTRYGYRPDY; this comes from the coding sequence ATGTTACCATTAAGAGATGAAAATCCCCATCCACCAGGATTCAAACCAAAAATTACAATTGGACTAATCATACTAAATGTAGTAATTTTCTTTTATGAAGTAGCTATTACTGGTCAGTTTTGGGAATTTTCAAACCAAAATGCTGCATTCATGTTTTTTGAGTGGGGTGCAGTTCCTAGCTGTGTTACTGGTTTCTCATCAATGATTCAACCCGGAATAGCTTGTCCTGATACTCCATACTTTTCATTATTTAGCTCAATGTTCATGCATGGTGGTTTAATGCACTTGGGTGGTAACATGTTGTTTTTGTGGATATTTGGTGATAACATTGAACTAAAGTTTGGTAAAGCAAAATTTCTTTTAATTTATCTTGGATGGGGTCTTGGTGCAGGATTAGCTCATATTGTAATTGATCCTACAAGTTCTATTCCTGCAGTTGGTGCATCAGGAGCTATTTCTGGCATACTTGGTGCATATCTGGCAATGTTTCCAAGAGTTAGAATTACAACATTCCTCATGTTGGGATTCTTTTGGAGAATGATGCACATTCAAGCAAAATGGTTCTTACCATTTTGGCTGGTATTTCAGAATCTGTTACCATTTTTCATAGGTGGATTTGGTGTTGCAGGAGGTGGTGTTGCATACATGGCTCACATTGGAGGATTTGTAATTGGATTTGCAACAGGATATCTCTACAAAAAAACTCATAGTTCCGAATACACGTATGGTACTCGATACGGATACCGTCCAGACTATTGA
- a CDS encoding carbon-nitrogen hydrolase family protein, translating to MKAAVVQFKASTNKETNLKKIISYIQKAASKNATLCAFPEFMMFYTNSTQTPKQLASLSETINGNFVKTIAKTAKENHIQVIGSFYEKSRKKDRVYDTSFVIDTSGKVISTYRKIHLYDALGFRESDKMASGSKIAKPVKTTLGKVGMMICYDLRFPEMSRSLAVAGSEILVAPSAWVKGNMKEEHWITINKTRAIENGCYVLAPDQVGNIYCGRSLVVDPYGKILLDMKKKQGIGYVNIDLNKVKQTRKVLPLLKNRRTDVYPTLKA from the coding sequence ATGAAAGCTGCAGTTGTACAATTCAAAGCATCAACAAACAAAGAAACTAATCTAAAAAAAATTATTTCGTACATTCAAAAAGCAGCTTCAAAAAATGCAACACTATGTGCATTTCCAGAGTTTATGATGTTTTACACAAATTCAACTCAAACACCAAAACAACTTGCATCTCTATCTGAAACCATTAATGGAAACTTTGTAAAAACCATTGCAAAAACTGCAAAAGAAAACCACATTCAAGTTATAGGTTCATTTTATGAAAAAAGCAGAAAAAAAGATAGAGTCTATGATACTTCGTTTGTAATTGACACGTCTGGTAAAGTAATTTCCACGTACAGAAAAATTCATCTCTATGATGCATTGGGTTTTAGAGAATCCGACAAGATGGCATCGGGCTCTAAAATTGCAAAGCCTGTAAAGACAACACTTGGTAAAGTTGGAATGATGATCTGTTATGATTTACGCTTTCCAGAAATGTCTCGCTCACTTGCAGTTGCAGGTTCAGAAATACTAGTTGCACCATCAGCCTGGGTAAAAGGCAACATGAAAGAAGAACACTGGATTACAATTAACAAGACACGTGCAATTGAAAATGGTTGTTATGTGCTTGCACCTGATCAAGTTGGAAACATTTACTGTGGAAGAAGTCTAGTTGTTGATCCTTATGGGAAAATTTTACTTGATATGAAAAAGAAACAAGGAATAGGATACGTCAATATTGATTTGAATAAAGTAAAACAAACACGTAAAGTCTTACCATTACTAAAGAATAGAAGAACAGATGTTTATCCTACTTTGAAGGCTTGA
- a CDS encoding peptidase, whose translation MSIPFRNFHKTLLFGIILTVLFVPQIAFADVFIPKSEYTGYYDYQGIFTVVGNVKNQNDFALIPTITISVIDTDDTKITKEFVHVPIPTMTDIPFKIKFPEIHGANPELLEAEMSYTKTDKERIPIQIIYDKTLITHDDGHVTGKIENIGNYTVYNPKVYAIVHGYEKYILDVAHNIEPIEKIEPGEILDFTIYPDPSVSEPVRFYSCFAPVDTTVIPVTAKKNGGDFDFRYDSGAWYSAAKFDESGTTMTIRGYNSYPLETYANFEFSPISGNEKFSVTLNDEPIEFIQSIDDMGFWHVAFTVEPQSQGILKISGFEKGLPPELPTIPVWVKQNADWWTTQQISDSEFLEGIDFLFEKQILSVPARETVSESQWKIPQWVQNPASWWYEEKITDEQFLNIIENLVQREIIVV comes from the coding sequence TTGTCAATTCCTTTTAGGAATTTTCACAAAACTTTACTATTTGGAATCATCTTAACTGTGCTTTTTGTTCCACAAATAGCATTTGCTGATGTCTTCATTCCTAAAAGTGAATACACTGGTTACTATGACTATCAAGGTATTTTCACTGTCGTTGGAAATGTAAAAAATCAAAATGATTTTGCATTGATTCCAACAATTACAATTTCTGTAATTGACACTGATGATACAAAAATCACTAAAGAATTTGTTCATGTACCAATTCCTACCATGACTGATATTCCATTTAAAATAAAATTCCCTGAAATACATGGTGCAAATCCTGAACTATTGGAAGCAGAAATGAGTTACACTAAAACTGACAAAGAACGTATCCCAATTCAAATTATTTATGATAAAACTCTGATCACACATGATGATGGTCATGTTACTGGAAAAATTGAGAATATTGGAAATTATACAGTATACAATCCAAAAGTATATGCAATTGTTCATGGTTATGAGAAATACATCTTAGATGTTGCTCACAACATTGAACCAATTGAAAAAATTGAACCTGGAGAAATTTTAGATTTCACCATTTATCCAGACCCATCTGTTTCTGAACCAGTACGATTCTACTCTTGTTTTGCACCAGTTGACACTACAGTAATTCCTGTTACTGCAAAGAAGAATGGTGGTGATTTTGATTTTAGATATGACTCAGGTGCATGGTATTCAGCTGCAAAGTTTGATGAATCTGGAACAACAATGACGATTCGTGGATACAACAGTTATCCCTTAGAAACATATGCTAACTTTGAATTCTCTCCGATTTCCGGAAATGAAAAATTTTCTGTTACACTTAATGATGAGCCTATAGAATTCATTCAAAGCATTGATGATATGGGATTTTGGCATGTTGCATTTACAGTTGAGCCTCAATCTCAAGGAATTTTGAAAATTTCAGGGTTTGAAAAAGGATTGCCCCCAGAACTCCCAACAATTCCTGTATGGGTAAAACAAAATGCTGATTGGTGGACAACTCAACAAATCTCTGATTCAGAATTTTTAGAAGGAATTGATTTTCTTTTTGAAAAACAAATTCTATCTGTTCCTGCACGTGAAACAGTATCAGAATCACAATGGAAAATTCCACAATGGGTACAAAATCCTGCAAGTTGGTGGTATGAAGAAAAAATTACAGATGAACAATTCTTAAACATAATTGAGAATTTGGTTCAACGAGAAATTATTGTTGTCTAG
- a CDS encoding adenosylcobalamin-dependent ribonucleoside-diphosphate reductase, whose product MDNSQIENTINEIRKRSGAVAAFNKDKISNAIFRALAATSKADRGLADQLADNVVNKLVEQGFTSTRTPTVEDIQDIVESTLIDSGNSDIAKAYIVYRHERRKLRDEKMKVLNLKALDPVSKKFDLNCLRVLASRYLFRNGKNEIIESPTQMFERVAILVGIGDLMYDAQVFDKSGNTKQDVEEAKSYLEKLDAFDYKFKVGDYFFNKWHFRSLISHYVTLANKGQMKVSFKELLTLIAAKKLDVYADKITEYFDLMVAQDFLPNSPTMMNAGGRLGQLSACFVLGMNDGMEEIMKSTSDAALIFKSGGGVGINYSDLREEGDIVASTSGVASGPVSFMNIINTVTEVVKQGGKRRGANMGIIEAWHPDVEKFITNKTEPGVLENFNVSVGVWEDFWHALVNTSDGNYVLRSPRDKKPVKEINAHQLIDLIALSAWKSAEPGLIFFDQINKYNVFAKARQAPLRATNPCGEQSLYPYESCNLGSINLVNLVKRQADGNYEFDWQRYEETIRKTTRFLDNIIDVNTYPVPEINVASKESRRIGLGVMGVADLLYKLRIPYNSKEGYELQSKLSEALTYYSMEESVALAKSRGEFPLCSKTEYPEGKIPVAGYYEKPKESHSYEWDALIEKIKQYGIRNVLTTTVAPTGTLSMIADCSNGMEPAFALVFEKRVTVGRFFYTNKIVEQVLKENNLYTDEILAKIADNYGSLKGIEEIPQWMQDVFVTAMDIHWSDHLMAQGVWQDWIGNAIAKTINMPYDVTAEDVKSAYLLAHEIGLKGITVYRDGSRHKQVLHMTSDNAQKTFDVTPSEHVTSYVTQNITNPYIKSQVNAALALKVHDEEIKAEPIQQEEVSEDRLCPTCKNNLVFVEGCSICIECGFSGCTSG is encoded by the coding sequence ATGGATAATTCACAAATAGAAAATACTATCAATGAGATCCGTAAGCGCAGTGGCGCAGTAGCGGCTTTCAATAAAGATAAAATTTCAAATGCCATTTTCAGGGCATTGGCTGCCACCTCTAAAGCCGACCGTGGCCTAGCCGATCAGTTAGCAGATAATGTTGTTAACAAATTAGTAGAACAAGGATTCACCAGTACTAGAACACCTACCGTTGAAGATATTCAGGATATTGTAGAATCCACTTTGATTGACAGTGGTAATAGCGATATTGCAAAAGCCTACATTGTCTATCGTCATGAGAGAAGAAAACTAAGAGACGAAAAAATGAAGGTCCTAAACCTAAAGGCCCTTGATCCAGTTTCCAAAAAGTTTGACTTGAATTGTCTTAGAGTCTTAGCATCAAGATATCTTTTCAGAAATGGAAAAAATGAGATTATTGAATCTCCAACTCAAATGTTTGAGAGAGTTGCAATCCTAGTCGGAATTGGTGACCTCATGTATGATGCACAAGTCTTTGACAAATCTGGAAATACAAAACAAGATGTAGAAGAAGCAAAATCATATCTTGAAAAACTAGATGCCTTTGATTACAAGTTCAAAGTTGGAGACTATTTCTTCAACAAATGGCATTTTAGATCACTTATCAGCCACTACGTAACCCTTGCAAACAAGGGTCAGATGAAAGTAAGTTTCAAAGAACTTTTGACACTAATTGCGGCAAAGAAACTAGATGTCTATGCAGATAAAATCACAGAATACTTTGATCTGATGGTTGCACAAGACTTTTTGCCAAACTCCCCAACAATGATGAACGCAGGTGGAAGACTAGGTCAGCTTTCTGCATGCTTTGTACTTGGAATGAATGATGGCATGGAGGAAATCATGAAATCAACTTCTGATGCCGCATTAATCTTCAAGTCTGGTGGTGGAGTTGGAATCAACTACTCTGATCTTCGTGAAGAAGGTGATATTGTAGCATCAACATCAGGTGTTGCATCAGGCCCCGTATCATTCATGAACATCATTAACACTGTAACTGAAGTTGTTAAACAAGGAGGAAAGAGACGTGGTGCAAACATGGGTATAATTGAAGCATGGCATCCAGATGTTGAAAAATTCATTACAAATAAAACAGAACCTGGTGTTTTAGAAAACTTTAACGTCAGTGTTGGTGTCTGGGAAGACTTTTGGCATGCACTTGTAAACACTAGTGATGGTAACTATGTTTTACGTAGTCCTCGTGACAAAAAACCAGTTAAAGAAATTAATGCACATCAGTTAATTGACTTGATTGCACTATCTGCATGGAAAAGTGCAGAACCTGGTTTGATCTTCTTTGATCAAATTAACAAATACAATGTATTTGCAAAAGCAAGACAAGCACCATTACGTGCAACAAATCCATGTGGTGAACAAAGTCTTTACCCATACGAATCTTGCAATCTAGGTTCTATCAATTTAGTAAATCTCGTAAAGAGACAAGCAGATGGAAACTATGAATTTGATTGGCAAAGATATGAAGAAACAATCAGAAAGACTACTAGATTCCTTGATAACATCATTGATGTTAATACCTATCCAGTTCCAGAAATCAATGTAGCATCAAAAGAATCCCGAAGAATTGGATTGGGTGTAATGGGAGTAGCAGATCTCTTGTACAAACTAAGAATCCCATACAACTCTAAAGAGGGATATGAACTACAATCCAAACTATCTGAAGCCCTAACATACTATTCCATGGAAGAAAGTGTAGCCCTTGCAAAGTCTCGTGGTGAATTCCCACTATGTTCCAAGACCGAGTATCCTGAAGGAAAGATTCCAGTTGCAGGCTATTATGAAAAGCCAAAGGAATCTCACTCCTATGAATGGGATGCATTAATTGAGAAAATAAAACAATATGGAATAAGAAACGTCCTAACCACAACAGTGGCCCCCACAGGTACCCTGTCAATGATTGCAGACTGTTCAAACGGAATGGAACCTGCATTTGCATTGGTATTTGAAAAGAGAGTTACTGTAGGAAGATTCTTCTACACAAACAAAATTGTTGAACAAGTCCTAAAAGAAAATAATCTATACACAGATGAAATTCTTGCAAAGATTGCAGACAACTACGGATCATTGAAAGGAATTGAAGAAATTCCTCAATGGATGCAAGATGTCTTTGTAACTGCAATGGACATTCACTGGTCTGATCACTTGATGGCTCAGGGAGTGTGGCAAGACTGGATTGGAAATGCAATTGCAAAAACAATCAACATGCCATATGATGTAACTGCAGAAGATGTAAAATCTGCATATCTGCTAGCACATGAAATTGGTCTCAAAGGTATCACAGTTTACCGTGATGGCTCTAGACACAAACAAGTCCTTCACATGACTAGTGATAATGCACAAAAAACATTTGATGTTACACCAAGTGAACATGTAACAAGTTATGTTACACAAAACATCACAAACCCATACATCAAATCACAAGTTAATGCTGCACTTGCATTGAAAGTACATGACGAAGAAATCAAAGCTGAACCAATCCAACAAGAAGAAGTTTCAGAAGATCGTCTATGTCCAACATGTAAGAACAACCTTGTATTTGTAGAAGGTTGCAGCATCTGCATTGAATGTGGATTTAGTGGTTGTACTTCTGGATAA
- a CDS encoding thiolase domain-containing protein has translation MTFVEKVCVLGAGSTKYGKLADSIADITTQASVAAIESAGISPKDIKASYISNVFGVADKQVHIGPVLMSRLGIPDKPSLTIESACGSGSVSFREAYANVAAGFYDCLLVTGVEKVTHTGTEWTTTYFAYCSDFFYEGQAGASFPGLFASMARAYMTEFNTTEEDFARVAVKNHDNGVLNPKAHMQKKITIDDVMNSAVVASPLKLFDCCPFSDGASSVILCSEKFAKEHGGDYVECIGSGRGGSPAALQGRDHMTTIPSTKLAAADAYKMAGITAKDVDFAEVHDCFTIAEVVDTEDLGFFEKGKGVEAVREGRTSLNSDISINPSGGLKSKGHPIGATGVGQVVEVYDQLTGNAGARTVKDAKIGLTHNFGATGASCAVHVFQSV, from the coding sequence GTGACATTTGTGGAAAAGGTTTGTGTTCTTGGCGCAGGAAGCACCAAGTATGGAAAATTAGCAGATAGTATCGCTGATATTACTACTCAGGCATCAGTTGCAGCCATAGAAAGTGCCGGAATTTCACCTAAAGATATCAAAGCATCCTATATCTCAAACGTATTTGGCGTTGCAGACAAGCAGGTACACATTGGTCCTGTCTTGATGAGTAGATTAGGCATTCCAGATAAACCATCATTAACAATAGAGTCTGCATGTGGAAGTGGCTCTGTATCATTTAGAGAGGCATATGCCAATGTTGCAGCCGGATTTTATGATTGTCTTTTAGTTACTGGTGTTGAGAAAGTAACTCATACTGGAACTGAATGGACTACAACTTACTTTGCATATTGTTCAGACTTTTTCTATGAGGGTCAAGCTGGTGCATCATTTCCAGGATTGTTTGCATCAATGGCAAGAGCTTACATGACAGAATTTAACACAACTGAAGAAGACTTTGCAAGAGTTGCAGTAAAGAATCATGATAACGGTGTACTAAATCCAAAAGCTCACATGCAGAAAAAAATTACTATTGATGATGTAATGAATTCTGCAGTAGTTGCAAGTCCACTAAAACTATTTGATTGCTGTCCTTTCTCAGATGGAGCAAGTTCTGTAATCTTATGTTCTGAAAAGTTTGCAAAAGAACACGGTGGTGATTATGTTGAATGTATTGGTTCAGGTCGTGGGGGTTCTCCTGCTGCATTGCAAGGACGTGATCACATGACAACAATTCCAAGTACAAAACTTGCAGCAGCTGATGCATACAAAATGGCAGGTATTACTGCAAAAGATGTAGACTTTGCAGAAGTACATGATTGTTTTACAATCGCAGAAGTTGTTGATACTGAAGACTTGGGATTCTTTGAAAAAGGAAAAGGTGTTGAAGCTGTACGTGAAGGTAGAACCTCATTAAATTCTGATATCTCTATTAATCCATCCGGCGGTCTTAAATCAAAAGGACATCCAATTGGAGCTACTGGTGTAGGACAAGTAGTTGAAGTGTATGATCAATTAACTGGAAACGCTGGTGCAAGAACTGTTAAAGATGCAAAGATTGGTTTAACTCATAACTTTGGTGCAACTGGTGCAAGTTGTGCTGTTCATGTTTTCCAGAGTGTGTAA
- a CDS encoding Zn-ribbon domain-containing OB-fold protein, which yields MSIEEQVIENAKNGKLLTHKCTDCGYLHLSTAYFCRECGSKGFEDVLLDGVGKVATYTIITVPPAGFEKYTPYAFVVLKLDNSDLRISGFMAGIATPTDLPVGTPAKITGFDERGIIIEKQ from the coding sequence ATGTCAATTGAAGAACAAGTAATTGAAAATGCCAAAAATGGTAAACTTCTAACTCACAAATGTACTGACTGTGGATATCTTCATTTGTCTACAGCATATTTCTGTAGAGAATGCGGCAGTAAGGGATTTGAAGATGTACTTTTGGACGGTGTTGGAAAAGTTGCCACATATACCATAATTACTGTGCCTCCTGCTGGTTTTGAGAAATACACCCCATATGCCTTTGTTGTGCTCAAACTAGACAATTCTGATTTGAGAATTTCAGGATTTATGGCAGGAATTGCCACCCCCACTGATCTTCCAGTTGGAACTCCTGCAAAAATCACTGGTTTTGATGAAAGAGGAATTATCATCGAAAAGCAGTAA